One window from the genome of Tolypothrix sp. NIES-4075 encodes:
- a CDS encoding pentapeptide repeat-containing protein: MTDSSFAKKKKKVTYTASTQGIERAENALKRLGFESKSNFAESQLLSRSTVTKFFLRQPIQLDSFKRICEALKLNWAEVAGIIEEAQSERLEINSDSSPDTDEVVQVQAVNRQVTVIDKESKKIKAVIVLEGDINLVNSDLKVSLELALLTYPGDTIKITDIQAGSIRLIVEGSQEDIKRLVSRIQSGELKELRGFPVEDIQLLNESSDDEESDELNDKWHLVQEIVNHPVKGRKLRDADLSDADLSRADLIGANLSRADLIGADLSDVNLSRANLSHADLIGANLSRANLIGADLIDANLSDANLSFADLSFAYLSRADLSRADLSRADLSLADLSFADLSFANLSGANLSGANLIDTKLSDANLIDADLSGANLSGANLSGANVKNARFGNNQGISELIKRDLIQKGAIFEDSPGDRSEVLLPH; this comes from the coding sequence ATGACAGACTCTAGCTTTGCCAAGAAAAAGAAGAAAGTAACTTACACAGCCTCTACACAAGGTATAGAGAGGGCAGAAAATGCCTTGAAAAGGCTAGGGTTTGAGTCAAAAAGTAACTTTGCAGAATCTCAGCTTTTATCTCGCAGTACAGTTACAAAATTTTTTCTACGTCAGCCTATTCAGCTTGATTCTTTTAAAAGGATATGTGAGGCACTGAAATTGAATTGGGCAGAAGTTGCGGGGATAATAGAAGAAGCACAATCAGAACGTTTAGAAATAAATAGTGACAGTAGCCCTGATACTGATGAGGTGGTACAAGTGCAAGCAGTTAACCGTCAAGTAACTGTAATAGATAAAGAAAGTAAAAAAATTAAAGCGGTTATTGTATTAGAAGGCGATATAAATTTAGTTAATAGTGATTTGAAAGTATCCCTGGAATTAGCTTTACTAACATATCCAGGAGACACTATAAAAATTACAGATATTCAAGCAGGCAGCATTCGGTTAATTGTAGAGGGTTCTCAAGAGGATATTAAACGGCTTGTATCTCGCATTCAATCAGGAGAATTAAAAGAATTAAGGGGTTTTCCTGTTGAAGATATTCAACTTTTGAACGAGAGTTCAGATGATGAAGAAAGTGATGAACTGAATGATAAATGGCATTTAGTGCAGGAGATTGTCAATCATCCAGTTAAGGGTCGAAAGCTGAGAGATGCCGACCTGAGTGATGCTGACCTGAGTCGTGCCGACCTGATTGGTGCCAACCTGAGTCGTGCCGACCTGATTGGTGCCGACCTGAGTGATGTCAACCTGAGTCGTGCCAACCTGAGTCATGCCGACCTGATTGGTGCCAACCTGAGTCGTGCTAACCTGATTGGTGCTGACCTGATTGATGCCAACCTGAGTGATGCCAACCTGAGTTTTGCCGACCTGAGTTTTGCCTACCTGAGTCGTGCCGACCTGAGTCGTGCCGACCTGAGTCGTGCCGACCTGAGTCTTGCCGACCTGAGTTTTGCCGACCTGAGTTTTGCCAACCTGAGTGGTGCTAACCTGAGTGGTGCCAACCTGATTGATACCAAGCTGAGTGATGCCAACCTGATTGATGCCGACCTGAGTGGTGCCAACCTGAGTGGTGCCAACCTGAGTGGTGCGAATGTAAAAAATGCTCGATTTGGAAATAATCAAGGAATTTCTGAACTTATAAAACGTGACCTAATTCAAAAAGGAGCAATCTTTGAGGATTCTCCTGGCGATCGCTCTGAAGTTCTGCTTCCTCACTAA
- a CDS encoding high light inducible protein: MSGLNNPNPAVSDNRNALRFGFTPQSENWNGRFAMIGFVSIILIEVLSGQGFLHFWGIV; the protein is encoded by the coding sequence ATGTCAGGTTTGAATAATCCTAACCCTGCTGTTTCAGATAACCGTAATGCCCTGCGTTTTGGTTTCACTCCTCAAAGCGAAAATTGGAACGGTCGCTTTGCAATGATTGGTTTTGTATCCATCATTTTGATTGAAGTCCTTTCTGGTCAAGGCTTCCTCCATTTCTGGGGTATCGTATAA
- a CDS encoding P-II family nitrogen regulator, whose product MSNSGSPVEPAVLITIIGETVLKDRIVRLLKDYSVSGYTICQVQGEGGHGRRLSDLAGYNTNIEIKTIVSLEASDAIFSALKEEQGKHALIAFRHNVEAFY is encoded by the coding sequence ATGTCAAACTCAGGCAGTCCCGTCGAACCCGCTGTCTTAATCACCATCATTGGTGAAACAGTCCTGAAAGATCGTATTGTTAGGTTGCTCAAAGATTATAGTGTAAGCGGTTACACCATTTGTCAAGTACAGGGTGAAGGCGGACACGGAAGACGCTTGTCAGATTTAGCAGGCTATAATACCAATATTGAAATCAAGACCATTGTTTCATTAGAAGCATCTGATGCTATTTTTTCGGCACTGAAAGAGGAGCAGGGTAAGCACGCCTTGATCGCTTTCCGGCATAATGTAGAAGCCTTCTATTAA
- a CDS encoding TRADD-N-associated membrane domain-containing protein produces the protein MNNKLTPNHSTIELSIAQERLRQATYSFNLALIATTVSFFIGLVGAGLILSNQVPEGTVAAASGLASSVCCISLAKDANDRLDKVLAEINDSEK, from the coding sequence ATGAATAACAAACTAACCCCGAATCACTCCACAATCGAATTGAGCATTGCCCAGGAACGCTTGCGTCAAGCAACTTACAGCTTTAACCTTGCCTTGATTGCAACCACAGTATCTTTCTTTATTGGACTTGTAGGTGCTGGGCTAATTTTGTCAAATCAAGTTCCAGAAGGAACAGTTGCAGCTGCTTCCGGTTTGGCTTCAAGTGTATGTTGCATATCTCTCGCTAAAGACGCAAACGATAGACTTGACAAAGTTTTAGCAGAAATAAACGACAGCGAGAAGTAG
- a CDS encoding RNA recognition motif domain-containing protein: MSVYVGNLSYEVTEDSLNAVFAEYGSVKRVQLPTDRETGRLRGFGFVEMGTDAEETAAIDALDGAEWMGRDLKVNKAKPKEDRGSFGGNRGNNSGRSRY, translated from the coding sequence ATGTCAGTTTACGTAGGCAATCTTTCTTACGAAGTTACAGAAGATAGTTTGAATGCTGTTTTTGCAGAATACGGTTCTGTAAAGCGCGTTCAGCTACCTACCGACCGTGAAACAGGTCGTTTGCGCGGCTTTGGTTTTGTGGAAATGGGTACAGATGCTGAAGAAACAGCAGCCATTGATGCTCTTGATGGTGCTGAGTGGATGGGACGTGACCTCAAAGTTAATAAGGCTAAACCTAAAGAAGATAGAGGTTCGTTTGGTGGTAATCGGGGAAACAACAGCGGACGTAGCCGCTATTAA
- the ftsH gene encoding ATP-dependent zinc metalloprotease FtsH, with translation MTNFHKKALTKHHSSKRVALTGAIAASLIMLPGIFGSTPALAQKAERETLIYSDLLKATKNKQVDKVELDESEQIATVYLKGKKDTPQRVKLLENNRELINKLKENKVDFAEVSSANSRAAVGLLINLMWILPLLALMLLFLRRSTNASSQAMNFGKSKARFQMEAKTGVTFNDVAGIEEAKEELQEVVTFLKQPEKFTAVGARIPKGVLLVGPPGTGKTLLAKAIAGEAGVPFFSISGSEFVEMFVGVGASRVRDLFKKAKDNAPCLIFIDEIDAVGRQRGAGIGGGNDEREQTLNQLLTEMDGFEGNTGIIIIAATNRPDVLDAALLRPGRFDRQVIVDAPDMKGRLEILQVHSRNKKVDRSVSLEAIARRTPGFTGADLANLLNEAAILTARRRKESITLLEIDDAVDRVVAGMEGTPLVDSKSKRLIAYHEVGHALVGTLLKNHDPVQKVTLIPRGQAQGLTWFTPNEEQGLLSRSQLLARITSTLAGRAAEEIVFGKPEVTTGAGDDLQKVSGMARQMVTRFGMSDLGLLSLENQSGEVFLGRDWMNKSDYSEEIAAKIDSQVREIISHCYIKSKELLQENRTAMERLVDLLSDQETIEGDLFRKIVGEYTQLPEPTLVVSQ, from the coding sequence ATGACAAATTTTCACAAAAAGGCATTGACCAAACATCACTCCTCAAAGCGTGTAGCATTGACTGGAGCTATAGCAGCCAGTTTAATCATGTTGCCGGGAATTTTCGGCAGTACTCCCGCATTAGCGCAAAAAGCAGAGCGCGAAACTCTAATTTATAGTGACTTGCTGAAAGCGACTAAAAACAAGCAAGTTGATAAAGTAGAACTTGACGAAAGCGAACAAATTGCCACGGTTTATCTTAAAGGTAAAAAAGATACACCACAAAGAGTAAAGCTTTTGGAGAATAATAGAGAGTTAATTAACAAGCTTAAAGAGAATAAAGTTGATTTTGCCGAGGTTTCTTCTGCTAATAGTAGAGCAGCTGTTGGGCTTTTGATTAATTTAATGTGGATTTTACCACTATTGGCGTTAATGTTATTGTTTTTGCGACGCTCGACTAATGCCTCTAGCCAAGCGATGAACTTCGGCAAATCGAAAGCGCGTTTTCAAATGGAGGCAAAAACAGGAGTAACATTTAACGATGTAGCAGGCATCGAAGAAGCCAAAGAAGAACTACAAGAAGTCGTTACCTTCCTCAAACAACCGGAAAAATTTACCGCAGTCGGTGCCCGCATTCCCAAAGGAGTGCTGTTAGTCGGACCTCCGGGAACTGGTAAAACTTTACTCGCAAAAGCGATCGCCGGAGAAGCCGGTGTACCATTCTTCAGCATTTCCGGTTCGGAATTTGTGGAAATGTTCGTCGGTGTTGGTGCATCCCGCGTCCGCGATTTGTTCAAAAAAGCTAAGGACAATGCCCCTTGCTTAATATTTATCGATGAAATCGACGCTGTAGGCAGACAAAGAGGTGCCGGTATCGGTGGTGGTAACGATGAGAGAGAGCAAACCCTGAACCAACTCCTTACTGAGATGGATGGTTTTGAAGGTAACACCGGCATCATTATTATTGCTGCCACAAACCGCCCGGATGTACTCGATGCAGCATTATTGCGTCCGGGACGCTTTGATCGGCAGGTAATAGTTGATGCACCGGATATGAAAGGGCGATTGGAAATTTTACAAGTCCACTCGCGGAATAAGAAAGTTGACAGGAGTGTATCATTAGAAGCGATCGCTCGCCGCACTCCTGGATTCACCGGCGCTGATTTAGCCAACTTACTCAACGAAGCCGCAATTCTCACTGCCAGACGCCGCAAAGAATCTATCACCCTTCTCGAAATTGATGATGCGGTTGACCGCGTTGTTGCTGGGATGGAAGGTACACCCTTAGTAGACAGCAAAAGTAAGCGCTTAATTGCTTACCATGAAGTCGGACACGCTTTAGTTGGGACATTACTCAAAAACCATGACCCAGTGCAAAAAGTCACCCTCATCCCACGCGGACAAGCGCAAGGTTTAACTTGGTTTACTCCCAATGAAGAACAAGGCTTACTTTCTCGTTCTCAACTGCTAGCCAGAATTACCTCAACTTTAGCAGGTCGCGCCGCTGAAGAAATTGTTTTCGGCAAACCAGAAGTAACCACCGGTGCCGGAGATGACCTGCAAAAAGTTTCTGGAATGGCACGGCAAATGGTGACACGTTTCGGCATGTCTGACTTAGGTTTACTTTCTTTAGAAAATCAAAGTGGAGAGGTGTTCTTAGGACGTGACTGGATGAACAAATCAGATTATTCTGAAGAAATTGCCGCCAAAATTGATTCGCAAGTGCGGGAAATTATCAGCCATTGCTACATCAAATCAAAAGAACTTTTGCAAGAAAATCGCACAGCAATGGAGCGACTGGTAGATTTGTTGTCAGACCAAGAGACAATTGAGGGAGATTTATTCCGCAAAATTGTTGGGGAATATACTCAGCTACCCGAGCCAACATTAGTTGTGTCTCAATAG
- a CDS encoding precorrin-2 C(20)-methyltransferase produces the protein MVKSGCLYGIGVGPGDPELMTLKALRLLRTVPVLAYPVSFGKSLARSIVAEYLPEGQIEIPMLFPFKIDESAQPYYDSAAQKLAEYLTAGQDVVVLCEGDPFFYGTFMYLYTRLSERFTTQVVPGVSSVMASASALGVPLTYRNDAFMVLSAILPAEELLPKLAVADAAVIIKLGKHFTKVYEVLKQLGLAERARFIEKATMQNQRIVPLNEVDPRTVPYFSLIMIPSQWQP, from the coding sequence ATGGTAAAATCTGGTTGTCTCTATGGTATAGGTGTCGGTCCTGGCGATCCGGAATTGATGACGTTAAAAGCGTTGCGACTTTTGCGGACTGTCCCCGTACTCGCTTATCCGGTATCCTTTGGTAAAAGCCTCGCTCGCTCAATTGTCGCCGAATATCTGCCTGAAGGTCAAATTGAGATACCCATGCTCTTTCCCTTCAAAATAGACGAATCCGCCCAACCTTATTATGATAGTGCTGCCCAAAAACTCGCCGAATATCTCACTGCCGGACAAGATGTAGTTGTGCTGTGTGAAGGCGACCCGTTTTTTTACGGTACATTTATGTATCTTTATACGCGGTTGTCAGAGCGATTTACTACGCAAGTCGTTCCCGGTGTATCGTCTGTGATGGCGAGCGCATCAGCTTTAGGCGTACCGCTGACTTATCGCAACGATGCTTTTATGGTGTTATCAGCGATACTTCCGGCTGAAGAACTATTACCAAAATTAGCAGTTGCGGATGCTGCTGTAATTATTAAGTTGGGTAAGCACTTTACAAAAGTTTACGAAGTGCTGAAACAATTAGGATTAGCTGAGAGAGCAAGATTTATTGAAAAAGCCACAATGCAGAATCAGCGGATTGTACCGTTGAATGAAGTTGATCCAAGGACGGTGCCATATTTTTCATTAATTATGATACCAAGTCAATGGCAGCCATAA
- a CDS encoding phosphotransferase has protein sequence MENSQHSQLSEEDAIALLNAWSFLEISKVEPTNQGTVNTTFFVETKAVKYVLKLYNDSITTAQIEYEHSLLAYLQLCNLSFVVPTPIPTSAGETLITIKQDNSMLRVALLPFIAGNSSDRQNIAHTYAISQTLGELHHALAGFDSSGKMAQLPAWGDLNHIHPLVTPLEVPKLLKLTLMQQHRLVKTLTEVMEAAPNLYKTLPIQTTHADYLSPNVMLLENRVMGVLDFEFATSDLRLMDYVAALDHFTRFSGEAPSLEFVKAFSTGYAKHVCLSQLELEALTLVWRLQQASCIVYWTGWLIEGKVTHQSVINAVARMLLLEDWFTENTAMLSTIIAQRK, from the coding sequence ATGGAAAATTCTCAACACTCACAGTTATCTGAAGAAGATGCGATCGCTCTTCTTAATGCGTGGTCATTTCTAGAAATCTCAAAAGTTGAACCAACGAACCAAGGTACAGTCAACACAACTTTTTTTGTAGAGACAAAGGCAGTAAAATACGTTTTAAAATTATACAACGATTCTATAACGACTGCACAAATTGAGTACGAACATTCATTGCTAGCGTACTTGCAATTATGCAATTTATCGTTTGTAGTTCCAACACCCATACCAACTTCCGCCGGCGAAACGCTGATTACAATTAAGCAGGATAACTCAATGCTGCGGGTTGCTTTGCTTCCTTTTATTGCCGGTAACAGTAGCGATCGCCAAAATATCGCTCATACTTATGCTATCAGTCAGACCCTTGGAGAATTGCATCATGCTCTTGCTGGATTCGATTCATCAGGAAAAATGGCTCAATTACCCGCATGGGGAGATTTGAATCATATTCATCCTTTAGTCACACCGCTTGAAGTTCCAAAGTTGCTTAAATTGACTTTAATGCAGCAACACCGCCTTGTAAAGACATTGACAGAAGTTATGGAAGCTGCACCTAATTTATATAAAACCCTTCCGATTCAAACAACTCATGCGGATTACTTGTCTCCTAACGTAATGCTTTTGGAGAATCGTGTGATGGGAGTTTTAGACTTCGAGTTTGCTACTTCCGACTTGCGTTTAATGGATTACGTTGCAGCACTCGACCACTTTACCCGATTTTCTGGGGAAGCACCGAGCTTAGAATTTGTCAAAGCTTTCAGCACTGGATATGCTAAACACGTTTGCCTTTCCCAATTGGAACTAGAAGCGCTAACATTAGTTTGGCGTTTACAACAAGCAAGCTGCATTGTCTATTGGACAGGATGGCTGATTGAAGGGAAAGTAACCCACCAAAGCGTAATAAATGCGGTAGCGAGAATGCTGCTGTTGGAAGATTGGTTTACTGAAAATACAGCTATGCTTAGTACAATAATTGCACAAAGAAAGTAA
- a CDS encoding precorrin-3B synthase yields MSCPTELATLPVCPGLFYATPARDGIISRIRIPGGIINSQQGRAIAEFAEDFGEGYVHVTNRANLQIRKIQGITPEVLTTLQKVGLAATLTEVDHLRNIMASPTAGIDSLELIDTRPWVRELDAYICGHPELKGLSPKFSVAFDGGGAVRVCDRPNEIIFRAMSCDKPFGFGGSQSTGSGATAVDGSPGIKQVASKTATPSPLCVYALSEDCAAVEKNIYFQLILGDATNILLQPKECLSVVVAIAQVYLDNVDQTKKSKLRLKHLLQDKGVEWYLQQAQGYLPFSLLKRLKPTLDQSINPKNYNHLGVHPQRQAGLSYIGIILPLGQLLSKQLHSLTDLAQTYGSGTLRLTPWQNLLISDIPNSSIPQVKDEIECLGLDWNANHIQGSLVACTGKTGCTSSATDTKKQALALADYLKKHITLDVPVKIHFSGCPKSCAYHGKSDITLLGTLIEKDKTVVEGYHIYVGDKEQSFGRELYTNVCIPEVPHRILQMLEVYQIKRTEPDESFGEFTNRYTIPQLRQLFDESGQ; encoded by the coding sequence ATGTCATGTCCAACCGAACTAGCCACATTACCCGTATGTCCGGGTTTATTCTACGCTACCCCTGCAAGAGATGGAATTATTTCTCGAATTCGGATTCCTGGGGGAATTATCAATAGTCAACAAGGACGTGCGATCGCAGAATTTGCAGAAGATTTTGGTGAAGGATATGTTCATGTAACCAACCGAGCAAATTTACAAATCCGTAAAATTCAAGGTATTACCCCAGAAGTTTTGACAACGTTGCAAAAAGTTGGACTTGCAGCAACTTTAACAGAAGTCGATCATCTCCGCAACATTATGGCGAGTCCGACAGCGGGAATTGACTCGTTAGAGTTGATTGATACTCGTCCTTGGGTGAGGGAATTAGATGCATATATTTGCGGACATCCAGAATTAAAAGGATTATCGCCCAAGTTTAGTGTAGCGTTTGATGGGGGTGGAGCCGTTCGAGTGTGCGATCGCCCTAATGAAATTATATTTCGTGCGATGTCTTGCGACAAGCCCTTCGGGTTCGGGGGATCGCAATCGACGGGAAGCGGAGCCACTGCGGTGGACGGGTCTCCCGGCATAAAGCAAGTGGCGTCCAAGACTGCGACCCCCTCACCGCTTTGCGTCTACGCTCTTTCAGAAGACTGTGCCGCAGTTGAAAAGAATATTTACTTTCAGCTTATACTAGGCGATGCGACAAATATCTTACTTCAACCGAAAGAATGTTTAAGCGTGGTGGTAGCGATCGCCCAAGTTTATCTGGATAATGTAGATCAAACTAAGAAAAGCAAACTCCGTTTAAAACACCTTTTGCAAGATAAAGGTGTCGAATGGTATTTACAACAAGCTCAAGGTTATCTTCCTTTTTCTTTATTAAAGCGATTAAAACCAACTTTAGATCAAAGTATAAATCCCAAAAACTATAACCATCTGGGAGTTCATCCCCAGCGACAGGCAGGACTTTCGTATATTGGAATTATCTTACCCTTGGGACAGCTTTTAAGCAAACAATTACACTCTTTAACAGATTTAGCACAAACGTATGGCAGTGGAACCCTCAGATTAACACCTTGGCAGAACTTATTAATTTCCGATATTCCTAATTCAAGCATTCCCCAAGTCAAAGATGAAATTGAATGCTTGGGTTTAGATTGGAATGCGAATCACATTCAAGGTTCTCTCGTAGCTTGCACAGGTAAAACAGGCTGTACCTCTTCTGCTACCGATACCAAAAAACAAGCCTTAGCTTTAGCAGATTATTTAAAAAAGCATATCACTTTAGATGTACCTGTAAAAATCCACTTTAGCGGATGTCCGAAATCCTGCGCTTATCATGGCAAAAGTGACATCACTTTATTGGGTACTTTGATAGAGAAAGATAAGACTGTAGTTGAAGGCTATCACATCTATGTAGGAGATAAAGAGCAGTCATTTGGACGTGAGTTATATACTAACGTCTGTATTCCTGAAGTACCTCACCGGATTTTGCAGATGTTGGAAGTATACCAGATTAAGCGTACCGAGCCAGATGAATCTTTTGGAGAATTTACGAATAGATACACAATTCCTCAATTGCGGCAATTATTTGATGAGTCAGGGCAATAG
- the cbiE gene encoding precorrin-6y C5,15-methyltransferase (decarboxylating) subunit CbiE translates to MQKWLSVVGIGEDGVLGLNSVARTLVEQAEVLVGGDRHLNMLPESDDREKLVWASPINNTVEEIISRRGQSICVLASGDPMCFGIGVTLLRRIPIAEMTIIPSPSAFSQSCARLGWSLTEVETLSLTGRDPNLLHPVIYPGARLLILSEGRKTPAIVAEMLVKRGFGNSQITVLERMGGTHERIVKGIAASWNISELADLNTIAVECIADSPVVLLKRTPGLPDTAYHHDGQLTKHEVRAVTLAALAPIPGQLLWDVGAGCGSIGIEWMRSHYRCRAIAIEQNPSRLRYITDNAAALGTPNLCIIPGEAPAALHNLEAPDAIFIGGGATAEGIFDICWRSLKPGGRLVANAVTVESEQKLLQWHNQVGGTLTRIAIQRAEPVGKFLGWKAMAPVTQWVVVK, encoded by the coding sequence ATGCAAAAATGGCTGTCTGTAGTCGGAATTGGTGAAGATGGAGTTTTGGGGTTAAATTCGGTTGCACGCACCTTGGTGGAGCAAGCAGAGGTGTTAGTCGGAGGCGATCGCCATTTAAATATGCTCCCAGAAAGCGATGATCGCGAAAAGCTAGTTTGGGCTTCACCTATAAATAATACCGTAGAAGAAATTATATCTCGTCGCGGACAATCGATTTGTGTTCTCGCTAGTGGCGATCCGATGTGTTTTGGTATTGGGGTAACGCTACTACGGCGAATTCCCATTGCAGAGATGACGATTATTCCAAGTCCCTCAGCCTTCAGCCAGAGTTGCGCTCGTTTGGGATGGTCACTAACAGAGGTAGAGACTTTAAGTTTAACAGGTCGCGACCCAAATTTATTACATCCGGTAATTTATCCAGGAGCGCGTCTCCTTATTCTCAGTGAAGGCAGAAAAACCCCTGCTATTGTCGCCGAAATGTTGGTAAAACGCGGCTTTGGTAATAGCCAAATTACAGTTTTAGAACGGATGGGAGGAACTCACGAACGCATCGTTAAGGGTATCGCTGCATCTTGGAATATCAGCGAACTTGCCGATTTAAATACAATTGCCGTTGAATGTATTGCAGATTCACCAGTTGTGCTGCTTAAGCGCACCCCCGGATTACCGGATACAGCTTATCATCACGACGGACAACTTACCAAACATGAAGTTAGGGCAGTTACTTTAGCTGCACTTGCACCCATACCGGGACAATTGTTATGGGATGTGGGTGCGGGTTGTGGTTCGATTGGGATTGAATGGATGCGGAGTCATTATCGTTGTCGAGCGATCGCGATCGAACAAAATCCCTCACGATTGCGCTACATTACCGATAATGCCGCTGCTCTGGGTACACCAAATCTGTGTATAATTCCAGGTGAGGCTCCTGCTGCACTTCACAATTTAGAAGCACCCGATGCCATATTTATTGGGGGTGGAGCTACAGCAGAAGGAATATTTGATATTTGTTGGCGATCGCTAAAACCTGGTGGACGTTTGGTTGCTAACGCGGTAACTGTTGAAAGCGAACAAAAGCTGCTGCAATGGCACAATCAAGTCGGTGGGACATTAACTCGCATCGCAATTCAACGAGCGGAACCCGTCGGTAAATTTTTGGGTTGGAAAGCGATGGCGCCTGTAACGCAATGGGTAGTGGTGAAGTAA
- a CDS encoding precorrin-8X methylmutase — protein MIDYIRDGDEIYRRSFAIIRSEANLNSLSADLESVAVRLIHTCGMTDIITDLAASDNAVAAGRAALIAGKPILCDSQMVAEGITRKRLPRENPVICTLHHPEVPALAKKVQNTRSAAAMELWIPHMQEAVIAIGNAPTALFRLLEMLDAKAPKPALILGFPVGFVGAAESKAALAEDSLGVPFITIHGRRGGSAMAAAAVNAIAKEEQ, from the coding sequence ATGATAGATTATATACGTGATGGTGATGAAATTTATCGGCGCTCTTTCGCGATTATTCGCTCAGAGGCTAATTTAAACAGCTTATCTGCGGATTTAGAATCTGTGGCGGTGCGTTTGATTCATACTTGCGGTATGACCGATATTATCACAGATTTAGCCGCTTCCGACAACGCCGTAGCCGCAGGACGTGCAGCTTTAATAGCAGGAAAGCCGATTTTATGCGATTCGCAAATGGTAGCAGAAGGCATCACCCGCAAGCGATTACCAAGAGAAAATCCTGTAATTTGTACGCTTCACCATCCAGAAGTACCAGCTTTAGCAAAAAAAGTCCAAAATACACGTTCAGCGGCAGCTATGGAACTGTGGATACCACATATGCAGGAAGCAGTAATTGCTATAGGTAATGCACCAACGGCACTTTTTAGGTTACTAGAAATGCTTGATGCCAAAGCGCCAAAACCCGCTTTAATTCTCGGCTTTCCGGTTGGTTTTGTCGGTGCGGCAGAATCGAAAGCGGCTTTGGCAGAAGATAGCCTTGGCGTGCCTTTTATTACTATACATGGACGACGCGGTGGAAGTGCAATGGCAGCCGCCGCCGTGAATGCGATCGCCAAGGAGGAACAATAA